The Malus sylvestris chromosome 14, drMalSylv7.2, whole genome shotgun sequence genome segment CACtcgggaggagagagagagagagacgttaAACtgcttttgcttcttcttcctccttttggaaaattaattaactaaattaattggttaattaaagTAACCGCTGGCGACTGGTACCATCAGCGGTTTCTATATATTGGCCTTCTTTCCATGCTTTTGCCGCGGCACCCAAAAATCTTCACACTTTCCAGGAATCCCACCACTACTTCTTATTCCTCGCCCTCCTCTGCCTCGTGTACTGCGCTGTCGTTTTGACAGCCGCATTTCGCTTGCTTCCATGGCCAAGAGCATACTAGTCACCGGCGGAGCCGGGTACGTCGGCAGCCACACCGTGCTTCAGCTTTTACTCGGCGGCTTCAAAACCGTTGTCGTTGACAATCTCGACAACTCATCTGAAGTCGCCATTAACCGTGTCAGGGAACTCGCTCGTGATTTTGGCAAAAACCTCTCCTTCCACAAGGTCTGGATTTTGGTTTTTGTggttaattttttgtttcatttgcTAATTGGGTGATTATTTGTTAAATTTGATCAGTTGTAGTTTCTAATTTTTAGGAGCAGAAACCGACACTCTGGTTTTTGAACTGAATATTTATACCCAACTCTCAGAAATTGGTATTTTAATTAgtccaaaacaacaaaaaatatatacaaattgggttttttttttttttttggtggccGTTTTTGGAGAACTGTAATTCTGCTTTCTGGGTTCCcaagtttgtgtttttatattttaaaatttgggaaatttatgcaatttcttgatttttgtgCCTTAATAGTCATATAACGGCTGAAAACAGTTATGCAGAATTGATGGCTGAAGTTTTGCACCCTTTTTTAGTGATGGCTGAAATTTGTTATGGGGTTGAGTTTTTCCAGTGTGTTCACTGTTTCATTGATTCATGGATGATCATGATTTCTCACAATTCTGTTTCCAATTCCACCTGCAGCAGGACCTCCGGGACAAAGCTGGACTCGATAATCTCTTTTCTTCAACACCGTAAGCATCTTCACTCGAAAAGCGCCCCCAATCATGACTTTGCCATCCAATGTATCATGTTCCAGATATAACATTTCTTGTTCATACCTCCAAATTGCAGATTTGATGCTGTCATACACTTTGGTGGACTCAAAGCGGTTGGTGAAAGTGTTCAGAAACCGTTGCTCTACTATAACAACAATATAATTGGGACAATTACTCTGTTGGAAGTCATGGCTGCCCATGGATGCAAAAAGGTTCTCTCTAATGTTCCTTCAACTTTGTTTGATATAATGTTGATTGCGCATCAGTGGTTTCTCATTTTCAAGTTCCCAAAATCTTATATGATAGTACTTCTTGGGAGAATTTTTTAAATTCAGATGTTGAATGTATCTGATCTTTCATTGACATGGGTTTCACATACTTTGAATACTTtcagcttgtgttctcatcgtCAGCAACTGTTTATGGTTGGCCGAAGGTGGTCCCATGTACAGAAGATTTCCCACTTGTTGCAGCCAATCCTTATGGACGAACTAAGGTAGAATATGGCCATAATTAGGTGTATCTAGTTCTAAATGTCTGGTTATCTTCTCAGTAAGGGTATCACTATGCATCTTCTTGGTTCAGATGATTTACCTTTTATTCATCTCCTTTATCTTCTTTTTCAGCTTTTCATTGAAGAAATTGTTCGTGATCTTTACCGCTCAGACTCTGACTGGAAAATCATATTGCTGAGATATTTTAATCCAGTTGGTGCACATCCTAGCGGCCTTATTGGTGAGGATCCTCGTGGGGTACCAAACAATCTCATGCCGTTTGTGCAGCAAGTTGCTGTAGGCAGGCGTCAAGCACTGACGGTGTTTGGAACTGACTATAATACCAAAGATGGTACTGGGGTATGTATTCATTGTAGCCTTTTTCTGTAAGCAAATTTTTTCATGTCCGCACTAACTTGTTTGGGCCCTATGCAAATTTATATAGATGCTCAGTTTACTTGATTACTTGAGATTTTCATTAATGTTTTGGTATCTGTGTTCATTAATATTTTACCTTTGTTATTGTATGGATTAATCACGAATTTTTGGGGATTTAGGTGACatcatttgtttttccttttctcttaaGCTTATAATATTGCTGGAGGATTAATTTTGATGCTGTTTATCCCATTTCAGGTACGTGATTATATTCATGTATGTGATTTAGCAGATGGGCACATCGCTGCATTGCACAAGCTAGACGAGGGTACCATAGGTAGGGGTCCTAATATCACCATTTTCTTTGTCTGTGATACTTGACCTGTTTCTGTTAGTTTGATACGGAGATTATTTTATGCCAGACCACACCCTCAAACTATCTAATACGTCTTGCCTCACATGTGATGCTTTGGTGTTTATATATTTCATGCTAATGTGGTTCAGACAAAGTTTAATCTAGAACTTTCCCATTTTATTTTGCCTTTGTTCCACAGAGATGTTGAATGTATTTACACTCTGTATTAATTGACAGGTTGCGAGGTGTACAATTTAGGAACAGGTAAAGGAACATCAGTCTTGGAGATGGTTGCAGCATTTGAAAATGCATCTGGAAAGGTTTGTTTTTGCAAATATTTCTATATTTTTAGTTGTTGTATTGGTTACCGGACCCTAATTCTCTGTTATGATACATCGTGCTACATGTAAAATTGGGGTCTCATTCTGCGAAATGTTGTCTGTACATCACTTTAATTTCAGTTGTTAGGATAGAGGTGACTCCTATTTGCATAGtcaaatattttatatcaaatttgGACAGAAGTGTGGATAACGTTTCAGAATTTGGACATGGTTGGAACAAGATGTTTACCACAGTGGTTTTAGCTTGGCTCATCTGACAAGAACTTTTTCATTTTCCTTTATTAGAAAGGGTCAAACCTAAGACATACCAAGTCCACGCACTAGATCACTTAACCACCCCCAGCGGCTAAAGAATGACTATTCTAATTAAGCGAATACTAGGATTTCTGTAGTTGGAGAATATTGTGTTCAATTCTGTTGATTAACTCACTATTGGAAGAATCTTGGACCTTGTTCCACTTCCACAATATATGTTCTGTTCAACATTTGCCAGTCTTTCTCTTTGACAATTTGTTATTTTGGTTAAGCTTATTTGTTTACTTGTTACTATTTCAGAAAATTCCTCTTGTCACGTCTGGGAGGCGTCCTGGTGATGCTGAAGTCGTATACGCATCAACAGAAAAGGCAGAGAGGGAACTGAACTGGAAGTGAGTACTGAGTTTTTATGAAAAATTTATGCGGTCTGACATCAAGCCTTAAATCTTACATTTGTAATTTCCTTGCAGGACAAAATATTGCATTGATGACATGTGCCGGGATCAGTGGAACTGGGCTAGCAAAAATCCATATGGCTATGAAACTTCAGACTCTAGCAGCTGAGAGCTGATAGTTTCATATGCTTTATATGTTAGTTTAGCGTTTATTGACAGTGAAACTAGACTAGCCAAATCCGTATAGCTTTGGACGTGCAGACTAAGCAACTGTAAGGTGATAGTTTCATATGCTTTATATTTAGGTTTAGTGATCGTCACCTCTCACCCTCGATGTAAAGCTTTAGCGGCCTTGCAGAGATTAGGTTCGTTCTCATGAGCTTCGTTGGCAGATCCTTAACCAGTTAGTCACTGTGGTGTTAAGATTCTGGCCAATTAATGTTATGTTTTGGTTTTACAGTTTTACTCAATCATCACAGTTTTAGTAGTACAGTTCTAACCAATTGCTGTTACTTATGCCTCCTCCATGTATTTTGAGATCAGACCGCTTTAGACCATTATTTGCAATACAGGAATTCGGAATGTCCAGAAGAAACTTTGTTGTTGGAAACATATATGCTTTTGATTTGCAGTCTGCACTTTGTTGTGTAATGGATTCCATGGGAGAAATTCTTGGTTGCGGCCGAACGTGCAACGTCGTCAGTGCCCGAGAATCTATCATGGCGCCCAAGGCCCCAGGCAGTTTGGAGCCATTGCATGTTGCGAGGCCCGAAATAGTAACTCTTGGGCTGCGTTTCACTTATAGTCTCATTCAATGtcaatttttgttgtttagAAATATTTTATTAGAAATTTAAACTACGAAAGATATTATATCTTCCAGATTTAGGAATATAAATTCGGATAATAAGCTAgactttatatttttaaaagaattGATTCGGAATGCAAGAAAAGAAACTACTTCATGGGGCAGAGTCTACTATTGTCCCTTCACTTAGGGCTGTGAATCAGGGCCATGCCAATTCAGTCGATCCGAAATGGATCGGTTCAACATTCTATTAGGGAGCCCGATCTTGACTCTTATGTGTAGTATTCATTCTCATTCGGCTCTTGGAATCACATCCAAATCAATATAGGGAGATTATTCTAGCATCGGACAACTCGCTTGAGTCCACCTTTCTTGGATGGAATCAGATACatattcaaaatcaaatggatCGGGCTTGAGTCCGATTAACAACGGCAGTGCATAAATTGGAAAAAGACTATTTTTGGTAGTACAATTCCAACCAACTGCTGTTACTGCCCATTCCTTCCAATGGGGATCGGCCTGTTTCATGATGGCACTCCCAGAGGCAACGAGACCGCAATTAACTGGCGTGTGTATTCATACACGTACTAATGGGTTGCATTCGTGGTACCCAAGTTTCTAAAAGATGTTAATCGCTAGTCGGCGGTGGGCTGAGGCTTTGCGCCTAGGCGACGGATATTATATATCATGTAAGTAAGTGAATAATTATATACATAGAAAATACATAATTGCAATGGtatacataaattacaaaatataatGACATCTAGATTAtcaagtattagaacataatgaaaaacATGGGAACAAATATAATGTGTGctcatccaagtattcaacaagtctcttacaatttattgaaaaaataaaatgcaaatgattttctgtctaagtaagAGTCGCAAATTAAGCAGATGCCTAGGCGGGTTTGGGCAGGTTAGGTGGCCGCCTTGATGGTCTAGGCGGAGATTTTTATAACAGTGGTGCTGCCTATGCATGTGGCATCATGAACTTGTGTATGCTACATCTAATATACTAAATTTGTATTATATTTgagtgtacatatatatatatatatatatcaaattagGATTTAGAGTTTGAGATTAATTAAAGTAATATCGCTTGTACTTCAAAAGAAACAGAGAAGCAtgaacgaaaaaaacttgaaattatttttggattttggtttgtaactttgTTTTGTTATACCCATCTTTATAACTTTTTTAATACAATCATTTAGTCATCtatgaaataaaaatgaatCAAATTAAAGGTCATTTAGTCACCTTGGCATACTtatattgatttatttatttattttatacatATAAAGGATTATACAGTCGTTAGTTTGATTTTTCTATAGGCACAGAGGATTAAGAAAATTACCAATTTTGATTACAATATTTACACggtcaaaatatataaataatcaaaattgtGTCGAGAAGGTGGACGCAGGTATTGTCCTTTACATTATTGCTAGGAAATATTAGAGACCTGTAAACCACGTCTAAAtcatttctttaataaaaatctaACTTGTCCAGTGTTGAGTCTTACATGGTTGTCATGCATACGATGATGATGATCCCAATGTTGCCAAGACAAAAACTGAAAGAGATGTATAATGTATTTGGCTGGTCATTacccaaatattaaaaattaaacttgATCATTACCTCCTTGTCTCCTTTTCTCCATGCTTCCTGGCATAACCCCAAAAAAATAGTGAACCTTCCTTCTTTGTTGAGTGAGGATTCTCGCTGGATCCTCAaatcacattcgttcatcgtatattgtaaggtcataaattattgtaatttttttatttaaaattgaatataaatagtatttgacgaaaattgattgcACAGTGTACGATGAATATATGTGATTAGGATCATTTCTCTTCTTTGTTGTCCAATAAGTTAACAGCCGCACTGCATGAATTGGAAAGTCAAAAGCATTCTTTCAAATTTACTCTTCTTGTACTAAGATTTTTCGACCCGCTCTATAAGTTtgattattatattattaaaccCTTTATACAAAGAGATTcctacttttaaaaaaaataggaattaGTTGTAAGGCCGCTTTCATATCGAACTTCAATGATCTAAATCATCAATTttataagtctcgattcatagatcatcctttcaaaaattcaattcaatttgaaaccatttgtctatttaattatcacgatgaaatttcattgtttcttatataacaaagtattcgttaatttctttgaactcaattagatgttttaaatattttccaaatattttgcaaagatgatctataaggtgcaacttgaaaaataaatttgatatgGTATGGGCCTCATTACTAATCTCCAtttaaaaaagggaactttaacgaaaagcacccggtactattcactttaacgaaaaaccgtatttttacactaaaaagtcaatcatgttactattcactttaccctttattttgtcattatcattaaaactcaaagttttcaagccattttcattagttttcctttttaaaaaaaatagaattcccttcccttaaaggccTCCGTTATATTATTAGTATATTCAAACCCATTGTGTCAACATGACAACAGAATTTAAAAAACATATAAGTATTACAAGGCTTAATTGCAATGGTCCTTGACCTTTGTCCCTAGTTTAATTTTGTTCTTGATTTCTAATATTAGGTTCTTTAGTCCTCGAACTTAACAATATGTAGTATCATTAGTCCTTTTCACTAACACAGTCTAttttttccttaaatttaaGGATATATTAGGAATTTGATGCCACATCactaaaaatgaatttgaaaatgagaaatgagaaaggaatttaaaaaaaaatatatcacaacaaaaaattgTGTAAGAAAATTGAATACATCTGAATTCTTTTTTCGTAGCTCAATATATGAGTTGTTAGCTGTTTAAGTCCAACCACAGTTTGATCTCCTACCAACTTTGAAATCACATTGTCTATTTTAAAAGTTAAAGTCCAAccattttcattttgtatttctaATTCAAACTTCATTTTGTTTGAAGTTTGAACAATATttggctactcaaagatgagtagTAACTCCTACTCAAAACTCTTAGTGTTTTAATCACAAAACTTTGTGCTTATGATTACAATTGTTCATATTATGAATTACactgtaaagatcatctctgcaaaaataaataaataaaactaaggtTGTTTGGTCAATCTATTATAACGAATACATAAACAGTTCGTAATACTTTTACAAATACCGTTCATTTGTTTTAAAcagtttgatgactaaacgacattagtttaattgattttttacagaGGCGATCTTTAtagggtgatttataatatgaatggttctgattataaacacgaaattctataaattgaccacgaacaattttgagaaattttgggtagaagttcctactcatctttgagtaaTCAAGTATTGTCCCTTAAGCTTTAGATACAatggtttttaacttttttctattatttttttaaattttaagttgAAGTTCCTAATATAGCAACTAGATCTTATTTTTTCCAACATAAGCCACATCACTAAGAGTCAAAGAGTAAATGCCAAGTGCAAGATGCGCTCCAGCTACACTTAAAAAGTCGAAGAAATTAAACTCAACACTTTATTTTGTGACTTGCTTACTTTAACGTCAATGTTTAAGCAAGGAGAAATTCTTAAAAGCGGGGAGCCGTGCCATGCCACCAGTACCTGAGTATCATGGTCACCAGTGCATGAATCGGAGATTTCAAATTTACTTTTCAACTTATTGTGTTCCGAGTTTAAATTTTGCTCTCTTCTCTAGTGTAAATTAAAATAGTGATATCTCTTGTATTCAAGAAAACGAAAAAGAGACGaatgaacaaaaaaaacacttgaaataattttttgttttttatttataattttctttCCTTATACCCatctttataaatttttaacacAATCATTTTAGCCAtctcatgaaaaaaaaatcaatcaaattagAGATGGTTTAACCATCTTGACATACTTATAACATTTAGTCATTCAATCATTTAATCATTTAATCATCTCATTAACTATCTATTTGTTTTATAATATAAACGATTATATCGTAGCtagtttgatttttcttttgtacgTTAGAGGATTAAGAAAATTACCAATTATGATCACAATATTTGCGTGGTCAAAACATATGTAATCAAAATTGTGTCAAGAAATTAAACTCGTGAGATGGACACATGAATTACGTTATTGCTAGAAAATATTAGGGACTTGTGTAAACCACATCTAAATCGcttctttaataaaaatgtaactTGTCTAGAGCTGAGTCATATACAGTTGTCATGCGTACGATAATCACAAAGTTACCAAGACAAA includes the following:
- the LOC126600766 gene encoding UDP-glucose 4-epimerase GEPI48-like isoform X1, translating into MAKSILVTGGAGYVGSHTVLQLLLGGFKTVVVDNLDNSSEVAINRVRELARDFGKNLSFHKQDLRDKAGLDNLFSSTPFDAVIHFGGLKAVGESVQKPLLYYNNNIIGTITLLEVMAAHGCKKLVFSSSATVYGWPKVVPCTEDFPLVAANPYGRTKLFIEEIVRDLYRSDSDWKIILLRYFNPVGAHPSGLIGEDPRGVPNNLMPFVQQVAVGRRQALTVFGTDYNTKDGTGVRDYIHVCDLADGHIAALHKLDEGTIGCEVYNLGTGKGTSVLEMVAAFENASGKKIPLVTSGRRPGDAEVVYASTEKAERELNWKTKYCIDDMCRDQWNWASKNPYGYETSDSSS
- the LOC126600766 gene encoding UDP-glucose 4-epimerase GEPI48-like isoform X2; the protein is MAKSILVTGGAGYVGSHTVLQLLLGGFKTVVVDNLDNSSEVAINRVRELARDFGKNLSFHKDLRDKAGLDNLFSSTPFDAVIHFGGLKAVGESVQKPLLYYNNNIIGTITLLEVMAAHGCKKLVFSSSATVYGWPKVVPCTEDFPLVAANPYGRTKLFIEEIVRDLYRSDSDWKIILLRYFNPVGAHPSGLIGEDPRGVPNNLMPFVQQVAVGRRQALTVFGTDYNTKDGTGVRDYIHVCDLADGHIAALHKLDEGTIGCEVYNLGTGKGTSVLEMVAAFENASGKKIPLVTSGRRPGDAEVVYASTEKAERELNWKTKYCIDDMCRDQWNWASKNPYGYETSDSSS